The sequence below is a genomic window from Uranotaenia lowii strain MFRU-FL chromosome 2, ASM2978415v1, whole genome shotgun sequence.
AAACGCTCTCCATTAGAAAAGCTGAGAGCACGAAGCTAAgtacttttatttttcctttttagtattttaaagcgtttttgtatattttacaTTGGCACGGAGGCAGTTGCAaacttcataaacaaacaaaatcgccgCCCGGGACGATGCAGACATTATATGCGTCGTTCAGGGtgaagattttgtttgtttgttcatgAGGAAAAAGTGTGCCCCGTGCCAgtggaaaataaacgaaaacgctaTAGATTAGCTTGGTTCATAGTTCACAGTGATACAATTTTAGCGTTTTAgtggaaatgaaaaactttgactTTCATTTTCGTTGGGTTAAACGATTTGAGTCAATCGTAAAGTGTAGTTTCCGATGAATGGCCTTAGGTATCGTTATATTTCTTAATTGCAGTTACATACATTATTGTAAAACTTTAAACCTTTGTTCCTTTCGCGAAATTGGCACAATTCATCGACGTTATAGAGTATTTCAGGAAGTTAAATATCTGCAGAAAGTTGCAGTGTTCATTAGAATTTCTATTTTGGTCCGATCATAAATCCTggtttccaaaactttaaaatattgataatcCTAGAACTAATAATTaactattttggcaacatgatatcaatattttcattaagtaaaatcaattttgacaaaatttaaaagggTTTATCTGACACATATTTTATACAAGatgtttaaattcaatttgttaAGCGTCAAATAAAAGAAGTACAGTCAACATTGTTTTactaacaaatatattttttactctgatttcattttttttcaatttgattataCAATATTGGAAGTTAATAGTGGAAAAACCTTAcgcatttacaaatttttaagtgtCGTTAGGAAAGAACAGAAGCGTAGTACAATGTATAGGATTCGGTTTTTCACACcattacactagtcaaaagtgtagcCTGCTCATATCCTTTTCTCCCAAACACCCGaccttaaattattttgataggatgtagaggtgacctcggtcctaaagcacaaaattaatctttagtccctttctaccttttccattctatccattgactactaggacgtggccggcgccgttattgatgttcaaagagagagcatctgttttgttcattgagagtgagctgctaatcccaagcaccattattttgacctttgaacaaaactgatggcctcagtcaatcacggagtagcaaccattggcgatgtggaattcgttctactgagccacgcctgcgacagtggagttcaaaatgctttaaaagtAATGTGGAACCACTAATGGAATCTTTACTATTGTTGGTAGAAATTCATgatgaagcatttcgggttccatAGTTCAGGGCTGTtcattataataaaaacaaacttctgtgatttttttctgccaaaaaaaggttttcaaagggttaatttgaatttttctattttccagGAACCTGGAGTCGGCACGGGCACTTTTTGATCGGACTCGGCCAACGCACGTTATCCATCTGGCCGCCATGGTAGGAGGTTTGTACGACCATTTGCAGAAAAACCTGAGCTACCTGAGGAGCAACATCTACATCAACGACCATGTACTGCTGCTCAGCCATGAGCACAAGGTCCAAAAAGTGGTATCCTGTTTGTCGTCGTGCATTTTTCCCGACAAAACTAGCTACCCCATCGATGAAACTATGGTGAGTTTTCTTTAGTTTTGTAATTTCTcagcagtaatttttttttggaattaacccataatactttttaattttgcagATTCACAATGGACCACCACATGATTCCAATTTCGGATATGGTTACGCAAAGCGCCTTATCGATATCACCAATCGAGCTTACCATTTGCAATACGGAAGCATGTTTACCTCGGTCGTACCCTGCAACATTTTCGGACCTCATGACAATTTTCACCCCAATCATAGCCACGCGGTTCCCGGTTTGATTCAGCGAATGCATGCCAcaatcaattttgatcaaagcGATGTacgatgattttgaaatttaaaaaggggaaacattgaataatttcttttaactGTATTTCGCAGAAATCTCCAGAGGACAAAGTTTTCACCGTTATGGGAACGGGAAAACCTCTGCGACAGTTCATCTACTCAATCGATCTCGCAAAATTAATCATCTGGGTGCTACGTAACTACGACAGCATCGAACCCATCTCGCTGATCCCAGATGAGTCGGAAGAAATTACCATCGCGCAGCTGGCCGAATCGATAGCGCGGGCATTCGAGTTCAAGGGCCGGATCGAGTTCGATACCAGCAAATCGGACGGGCAGCACAAAAAGACGGCTTCCAATGCCAAGCTGAGACGACTGTATCCGGACTTTAGGTTTACCGATTTCGATATCGCTATCCAGCAGACGGTCCAGTGGTATCAGAACAATTATGAAATTGCTAGAAAATGATTTAACCGATTATTTATGtgacatttttgagaaaataaattgctggaaaagtttttcaataaagatgtttttgctttttttaaacaatccaAACAATTATGTtctcgaattttttaaattaccgaTTTCTTAAGAGATAGTTGCGCTTAGAGATATTACCAAACGTCAAATATAGACAAGACTgaaacttgatttgaatttaggacatCAAACTCAGTTCGAAtactttttggttttgaagtatTCTCTCTGATAAACTGacatatagggtaacggacttattttggaccgggtacatattttggaccaccttgtagctTTTTACCAATagttctctcataaatcatgttattcatgaaaattttgaaaaagtatagttaaagctacttcttatgattctaatctcacctaaaattttctttaagtaAGCTGTTaacggagagaaaattgaaaataaagttttgatttttcatagttggaccgaatcagggccgtttcaggaggacgtgccattattggagtcaactttcaagaggtttgctgcatagctgtgatgaattttacaaatacaaacttgttcacagctatgataaaacacgtgaaaactattttgcaagctCAAAAAAGCAACTGgttttaatagcaatttgacccatgtcgaaaataggtcctactttatttcttagggacttattttggaccactcaacataacctgggtattaaacttgctgttaaatgttcatgaacgtaataagacgttgtacgactatatgaaagaattatgctcactatttcaatcactcattatgaataaaatttggaatttaagcatgattttatttaatcaactcgccAAAGCCTAAACTCGCCATTAGACGGAGTTCATAttaatcggcataaaaccaagccaatcatagttttgacttactttttgtgcactgTGCTTTGAATCACGTTAAATTAACAATCTACatcaatggcaactgtttgataagcagttgttaaaagctacagcttaaggAACCCTAAAACATGAAAACTTGGATTTGCACCAACTTTTTATTAAGTCAAGtcatgcttcatgaaaaattattgaaagtttggtcttaaagtttcaaccatttatgattgccagtaaaatgagtgcattcaggaatgattttggAGGCAAAAAACTTGGGTAGGTAGAAGACGCGAAATATAAAACCCGTCTAAAAgaggggtttggaaaaaaacgacaacaaatcggcaaatatgcaacgagtttaaattctgtaacagttgaaatatctcagttaatattagaacaattttatcaaataatatattcaattataGCTATATATGTTTCAATACTTGGGAAAATGTGGTtgaaatgagtaaattttacaagcgataaagtactaaaaatctagtttttcagcccctgtggttatgcaaattaaaaaaaaaaactgttggaaaGGTACTCCAATGATAAATCCTAgaacaaagtttttgaatctatctacagaactgaagccaaaccaaatccactaacgtttgggaagtcaaaatgcatcaattgatgtagcgaagttcatgatgtcagactttctcaacttatcattgggtcgcctgaaggagatttgcgttctgaaaattgagcctaaagataagccaactAGCCAGTATTGcacactgcagaacaaatttcgtgaAGATTTCAGTGTGCTGTCAGAATTTTCGTAACATTTGGAACACACTATGTAACAAGAATTTTACTGTTCTTACTCTATTATTATCgatcaaacaaaacttgactagtcTATAACaattcgcataattgcgcatcaatcactgtcgaaatatagcaaaatttagaaaataaacttatttagttttagggtggtccaaaataggtccaaagggtggtctaaaatagaaacctggtggtccaaaatactgaTCAGAGTAATGATTAAAGAAAcgtgtttttaggcttaaatcttgttacattgcaacaaacgacgatatttctcgatagaaaaagccttgatcttcgtaatgaacgtataaagcagtcgaaaattgtagcatatgcttttttattccagaaaatagcatagccacttcccaaagcggtccaaaataggtccgttaccctacgcATCTATCCATtatgaacaattaaaaaaacgaacactcaCATATAGAATCTCAGtaaaacttcatgtttttttgaagagatctaatttatttaacactaaggcgtacatctttcaaggatatgatggctagcattttacaaatgctaaaaccaccagcccacagaaagccaccatgtttgccgtgaccgagatttgatctcatgacACCAGGCATAGAAGACTTGAACGTTattctctaggccacggtcggcggctagTGCAATCGTTTATAACACTTGATCCTCAAGCGAGTTTCTTACCGATCTTATTTTTTGCCTTTAGCCCCTAAAACTCATACAGTAAATAAGTCATGACGTTTTCCTCCTATGGTATATACTTgtcgtcatatttttttttcttgtctaaTCGAAATTTTTCGTGACGTATACTGTACCTTTATCGAAATTGCTCagtctctttttaatttttttttaaatacatacttTGAAACtattgtagggatgagatgagggatatgtagaaaataaaaaaaaaatcaaaatttatataataaaaaaaaagttgaattcggcaacattgaaaaaaaaattgaaataaaataaatctctaTGGCAACGCTTTATATGTTGACAACACatggcaaaacaaacaaaacaaagagcCATTGATTTATTCTTGTGAGTGGCAAACgcgtttaagtgaatctctgaatgaGATTCTTATGAATCATAATATCACGACAATGGCATAGTTGGTAGGGTAAGCacaagaagcgcagattttgtaaggctgctgcttcgattgtttgtttatgattcgGCCACCGGTAAAAAGTTGGATTGGCTAAGGGAGCGCagtttttaaggctgttgcttcgattgtttgtttatgatttggCCACCGGTGAAAAAACGGTTGGCTTGAGCACAGATTTTTATGGATGCTGCTtcgattgtttgtttatgatttggCCACCAGTAAAAAGACTGATTGGCAGAGGGAGCGCagtttttaaggctgttgctacGAAAAAAtggtttctgattcggcctctagtaaaaagacggatttgctcagagagcgcagattttagaggctgctgctacgatggTTTGTTTATGTTTCGGTAATGTGCTGGTAAACAAAGACAGAGCAGCTGGAAAAGCACAGCTGGGGaaggctgtttctaagaatgTTTTCAGATTGTTTCAGCTGTGATAATTACCTGAGAATGGAATGTAAAATTAAGATaaagtttatttataaaattcaaatattattttagagaaaaacaaaatcgataaacaaaaagtttttcttgaaaatagacGTGAGAAGGAATGGAGTTTAAACGTTAAATTTCACTCATCAATCTACTGGCCAGTGCggatgttcaattttttttctttcacagtaATTATCATTACACTCAAATCATTGAACATTTAGCCGAACTTGTAtctattttaaggttttcattGCATttataaaaacgataaaaaaacatCCTACAATACTACCCTTATGAGCTTTTCAATCaggattacaaaaaatttaaaaatggtgtGTTGAGCAGTGCTTTCCAATCAATCATTCGTCATGTTacattctatcatttttttttatgttacagATATGTAACCAAATGTGTTGCTACAGCTCACAAAATCCACGTctctttgaattttaaattgttctgaGAGCGTTCAATCATGTAACGGCCTTGTCACATTAGATTCAGTAACAATGTTGTTTTCAGACGTTTTACAGTCAGTAACAAATGCACCTTCAAAAGTAATATAAATTTTCGCTTAACATTTATCTTAATGATTCACAGACGATTGTTTATAATCgctcatgtttttcaaaaagcgGAGTGAACACATCTTTTTGGGCATTATTTAATAACATacttatcttaaatttttaaaatatcaatagctgtcaagatatttaaaataaaccgttATACACAACTTTATCAGTTTCTAAAATCTGTGAATACGAGATTGTAGGACAAGATTCcttgtttctttgtgaaaacaCAAATTCTCCAAGACTAATTAAGGGTAAATTTTGGAAGACCACACATCGTTTCTAGACACAGTGTTAAGATTCCACAAGAAATATTGCCAACACCAAAATTTTTCACGTAACAAGAATCTTAACAGTGTTAATTACTACAACCCCATATTCACCTGGGTGATTATTAAcagatataaaaacaaaaaagaacgaACTTAGTTCATAATAATCTCAGTCGACCCTATAATTTTCCGTACAACTTGTCCTCCGTTTTAgtccagttaaaaaaaaatgaataaaaaagtaaacttttagACTCGGAAAACAGTATCGATAAGCGGTAATTTTCGATGCATACTTTTGTCTGAAAAAGTACAGTCCACCAACcactttatcaaaaaaattcagTCATTTGACAAAGTATGTGCTTATGTGTTAAGATGCACTTCTTGTAGGTCAATTGATGGATCTCCAAAGGAATTTTccgaatttgcataaaattgtgtatgttactcgttgcaaaactcgatttttcagCAGTCGACGTAATAATCCAACTCAGCAAGTCTCTTTACAACGTCttgatttaacagttttgaggATTATTTAACATCATATCAAAGTTtgagatattgaaaaaatttaaacatttattcaattcaaattcacccactgtatttttttattttataataatgaatttaagttttaaaatgactattaaaaaaatttgcataagaaattcaaaataattaaatctaaTTCTTATGATAAAAtcagaaagttttttaaatcaatagaaATAAGaagcatttatttttgatttttatagcgTTGTAAAGTTGTTACTTATAATTTTGCAGTTCTGATCTGCAGTACTGATTGGTACTAGAATTCAAGTAGGTATCTATACTATTGTAAAACTATCAGAGATTTAGAATTTTAagttcaagaaaaatttttgatataaatatatgtataattgaaattgcaaattttgaaagaatttttaaaaaggaaCAATGTAATTTTTCGTAGTAGCCATaaacaagttttatgaaaacatTTCTAAATCCTCCAATGTATACGACCTGATATATGTATGGACCCCATATATGGTccaaaacttttgttttaaatatgtttAGCATGATTCAGTACCGTAAAAATTTGCAAACTATAgttataatttaataaaaactgatttcgtACATTATTTAAACAtataaaattactgaaaaacagatctatttttggcataaatttcATAGTTACAggtcaataaaaatatttacagaaaaaaatttcaacgtttTGATGATTAATTCAGTAGAGGTTTAGCTTAGTTATGCAGGAAAATGTGGATTTGATTTCAGTGAAAAAGTAACATTTGTGGGTTAAACATGGTGTGCAAATGTTTTCAATTCTGTTAAgactttgtttcaaaacatgaaGCCATCCTGAATTCGAATCAATTCTGTTAGATGTAGTTCTAATGATATTGACAGCCCTCaatataaaactaaaa
It includes:
- the LOC129749796 gene encoding probable GDP-L-fucose synthase encodes the protein MAKVVLVTGGTGLVGKAIETVIKEEQPVDEEWIFVGTKDADLTNLESARALFDRTRPTHVIHLAAMVGGLYDHLQKNLSYLRSNIYINDHVLLLSHEHKVQKVVSCLSSCIFPDKTSYPIDETMIHNGPPHDSNFGYGYAKRLIDITNRAYHLQYGSMFTSVVPCNIFGPHDNFHPNHSHAVPGLIQRMHATINFDQSDKSPEDKVFTVMGTGKPLRQFIYSIDLAKLIIWVLRNYDSIEPISLIPDESEEITIAQLAESIARAFEFKGRIEFDTSKSDGQHKKTASNAKLRRLYPDFRFTDFDIAIQQTVQWYQNNYEIARK